In the genome of Streptomyces sp. Tu 3180, the window TTCCGCACCCGGGCCGTGGAACGCGACGGGGACCGGCTCGTCCTGGTCGCCGAGGACGGGCGGCGCCCGGACCCGGTCGACGAGATCGTCGTCCTCACCGGCTTCCGCCCCGACCTGTCCTTCCTCTCCGAGGTCCGGCTCGGCCTCGACGAACGCCTCCAGGCGCCGACCGCGCTGGCCCCGCTCATCGACCCGAACGTCCACTCCTGCGGCACCGTCCGTCCGCACGGAGTGAACGAGCTCTCCCACCCGGAGAAGGACGTCCACCTGGTCGGCATGAAGTCCTACGGCCGCGCCCCCACCTTCCTGGCGATGACCGGCTACGAGCAGGTCCGCTCCGTCGCCGCCGCCCTCGCCGGCGACCGCGAGGCCGCCGAGCGCGTCGAACTGACCCTGCCGGAGACCGGCGTGTGCGGCGGCGCGGGCCTGTACGACGGGCCCGACGCCGCCCGGGGCGGCGAAGGCGGCGGCTGCTGCGCGGCCCCGGCGACCCTGCGGATCGGCGTCGGCGCCCCGACCACCACCCCTTCCGGCGGCTGCTGACCGGCCGGCCCTTCCCTTCCTCCAGGAGGTACGTCATGTCCCGCGTCCAACTCGCCCTCCGCGTCCCGGACCTCGACGCCTCGGTCGCCTTCTACAGCAAGTTGTTCGGCACCGGCCCCGCCACACTCCGCGACGGCTACGCCAACTTCGCCGTCACCGAGCCTCCGCTCAAGCTCGTCCTCATCGAGGGCGCGGCGGACGAGGCCACCCGCCTGGACCACCTCGGTGTCGAGGTGACGTCGACCGGGGCCGTCCGCGCCGCCGCCGCCCGCCTGGCCGGGGCCGGCCTGGCCACCACGGAGGAGAACGACACCACCTGCTGCTACGCGCTCCAGGACAAGGTCTGGGTGCACGGCCCCGGACGGGAACCGTGGGAGGTGTACGTCGTCAAGGCCGACGCCGGCACCCTCACCCGGCAGCAGGGCGGCGCCTGTTGCACCGACCCGGCCGACACCGGCACCCCGGCACCCGCCGCGGACGGCTGCTGCTGACCCGCCCGCGCCGGGCCGTCAGGACGCCGCCGGCGACCCGCCCCGGACCTCCGGCGTCCCCCGTGCACCCCGCACCCCGAGGACGTCGAGCATCGCCCGGGTGGCCGGACCGGGATTGAACCGGCTCCACACCAGGCACTCGACGCGGCGCGGCCCGTCGGTCACCGGGACCAGCGCCAGTCCGGGGTCGCCGGCGGCCCGGGGCCGGACGAACGCCGACGGCAGCAGCGCGACGCCGAGCCCGCGTGCGACCAGCCGGGTGATCAGCTCGACGACGCCGGCCTCGTACGCGACGTCGCGGACCAGGCCCGCGGCGGCGAACGCCCGGTCGGACTGGGCCCGGGCGGGTGTCCCGCCCGCGAAGTCCACGAACGTCTCCTCGGCGATCTCCCGCAGCCCGACCCGGGAGGCGCCCGCGAGCCGGTGCCCGGCCGGCACCACCAGGACGTGCTCGTCGTGGCCGAGCACCACGGTCTCCACCCCGGACGGCCGTTCGTCCTCCGGCAGGCCCAGGAAGGCGATGTCCAGGTCCCCGCCGCGGACCGCTGCCGCCAGTTCGTCGCTGCGGCCGGAGCGGAGCACGACGCGGACGTCCGGATGCCGGGCGCGGTACCGCTGCAGCAGTTCGGGCACGTCGACGGCGGCCGCGGTCACGATCACGCCGACGGCGAGCCGTCCGCGCACCACACCGGTCGCGGCGGCGGCGTCGGCGACCGCGCGGTCGGCGGCGGCCAGGCACGCACGCGCGCCGGCCACGAACGCCGCTCCGGCGCTGGTCAGTTCGACGCGGCGGCTGGACCGGGCGAACAGTCTGGTCCCGAGCTCCCGTTCCAGGGCGGCGATCCGGTGACTGAGCGAGGACTGCACCACGAAGCAGCGCTCCGCAGCGCGGGTGAAGTTGCGGGTTTCGGCGACGGCGACGACGTAGCGCATCTGCTGGAGATCCACACCGAGCATCGTCCTGGTTCATGGCTGCCATGACAACCATGTCTTGGACGCATCGGTGAACCGCTGACCAGACTCGTCGCATGACCTCACCGACCGCCCGGTCACCGGGCCCGCCGCGGATTTCGTACGGACGGCGGGCGGCGACCGTCGCGCTGACCGCCCTCGCCCCCGCTGCCTGGGGCACGACGTACGCCGTGACCACGGAACTGTTGCCGTCCGGGCATCCGCTGTTCGCCGGGCTGATGCGTGCCCTGCCCGCCGGACTGGTGGGGCTGGCGGTCTCCCGCGTGCTCCCGTGCGGGGACTGGTGGTGGAAGGCCGCCGTCCTCGGCGTGCTCAACATCGGCGCGCTGTTCCCCCTGCTGTTCCTGGCGGCCGAACGGCTCCCCGGCGGGGTCGCCGCCACCCTCAGCGCCGCCCAGCCGCTGCTGGTCGCGGGGCTGGCCATCGCGGTGCTCCACGACCGGCCGTCGGCCTGGCGGTGGGCCTGGGGCGTGCTCGGAGTGGCCGGCGTCGCTCTCGTCGTGCTCGGGCCGGAAGCCCGGCTGGACGCCGTCGGGGTGCTCGCCGGTCTCGGCGGTACGGCCGCCATGGCCGGTGGCGTCGTCCTCACCAAGCGCTGGGGCCGCCCCGCGGGGGTCGGTCCGCTGGCCCTGGCCGGCTGGCAACTGACGGTCGGCGGCCTGCTGCTGCTCCCGCTCACCCTCGTGATCGAGGGGGTGCCGCAGCGGATCGACGCCGGAGCCGTCGGCGGGTACGTGTGGCTCGGCAGCATGGGCGGGCTGATCGCGTACACGCTCTGGTTCCGCGGGATCGGGGAGCTGCCGGTCGGCGCGTCCGCGCCGCTGGTGCTGCTGTCCCCGCTGGTCGCGGCCGTCGTCGGCATCGCGCTGGGCGAGTCGCTGAACCTGCCGCAGAGCCTCGGCTTCGTCCTCGCCCTGGCGGCCCTGCTCGCCGCCCAACTCGATCCTCCCGGCCTGCCCGGCCGCATCGCACGCGGCCTGCCCGCGACGGCCCGCGTCCGGGAGGACCCGGTCCGAGGAGACCTGGCCCGAGAAGACCCGATCCGAGGAGACCTGGCCCGAGAAGACCAGGTGCGAGGAGGACCCGCTCGATGAAGTACCGCTCCACGAGGCCCCGTTCGACGGGGGCCGGCATGACGATCGCCGTGCTCGGTGCCACCGGGACGGTCGGCAGCCGGGTGACCACCGAGGCCGGCGCGCGCGGGCACCGGGTGCTCGCCCTGTCCCGGAAGCCCGCGGGCGAGGGCCCCGGCGTGGTGCCGGCCGCGGTCGACGCGGGCGACCCGCGCGCCCTGCGCGAGGCGCTGGCGGGCTCCGCGGCTCACGGCACCGCCCCGGACGCCGTGGTGGTGGCCGTCCGGACCTTTCCGGCCGACCGGGAGTTCCTGGTCGGCGTGACCCGCACCGTGCTGGACGTCTCCGCCCGGCGCGGGACGCGCGTCCTCGTGGTCGGTGGCGCCGGCGCCCTGCGCAGTCCCGGCGACCGTGACCGGCTGGTCGCCGACGACCCCGCGTACGTGCCCGCCGAGCACCGGGCCGTCGCCGCCGCCGGGGTCGCCCAGTTGCGGACCTGCCGGGCCCACGCCGGCGCGGACTGGGTGTACCTGAGCCCGCCGGCCCTGCTCGGGCCCGGTGAACGCACCGGCCGCTACCGGCGCGGCACAGACACCCTGCTCACCGGCGCCGACGGGCGGTCGTGGATCAGCGCCGAGGACCTCGCCGTCGCCGTGGTCGACGAACTCGAGACGCCCGGTCCCGAACGCCACGTCACGGTCGTCCACCGCGCGGCGGAACCCGCCTGAGTCAGCGGGTGTCGAGGCCGTCGACCAGGCGGTCGAGGAACCGGGTGAAGGTCGCCTCGGGGGTGAGGGACCGCCCGGGTGAGGCGAGTGCCTCGGCGAGTTCGGGGTGGTGGCCGTCCGCGGCGACGGCGGCGAGGTAGCGGGCCTCGGCCGCGGCCCGGCCGGAGGACCGCGAGGCCGCCGCCTGCGCGATCTCGTGGGCGACGTGCCCGGCCACGAACGCGGTGAGCTGGGCGAAGATCTCCAGCTTCGTCCCGCCGTCCAGTCCGGTGGGCCGCAGGACGGCGAGCGCGTGCTCCAGGAAGGCCAGCGTGTTGGGGCCGGGGGTGCGGTGGGTGGCCAGGGCCGCCGGCAGCCAGGGATGGCGCAGCATGTGGGAGCGCTGGAGGTGGGCGACGGCCTTCAGGTCGGCGCGCCAGTCGCCCGTGGGCGGGGCCGCGGGCGACAGTTCGCCGCTGACGTGGTCGACCATCAGCTCCACCAGCGTCTCCCTGTCGGGGGCGTAGCTGTAGAGCGACATGACACCGGCCCCGACCTGTGCCGCGACCCGCCGCATGGTGACCGCGTCCAGCCCCTCCGCGTCCGCCAGGGCGACGGCGGCCGCCGTGATCGCCTCCCGGCTGTAGGCGGGCCGGCGGCCCCTGCGGGGCCGGGGGTGGCCCAGCCAGAGCTGCTGCGGATCGACGCCCGCG includes:
- a CDS encoding ArsI/CadI family heavy metal resistance metalloenzyme, translated to MSRVQLALRVPDLDASVAFYSKLFGTGPATLRDGYANFAVTEPPLKLVLIEGAADEATRLDHLGVEVTSTGAVRAAAARLAGAGLATTEENDTTCCYALQDKVWVHGPGREPWEVYVVKADAGTLTRQQGGACCTDPADTGTPAPAADGCC
- a CDS encoding LysR family transcriptional regulator; its protein translation is MDLQQMRYVVAVAETRNFTRAAERCFVVQSSLSHRIAALERELGTRLFARSSRRVELTSAGAAFVAGARACLAAADRAVADAAAATGVVRGRLAVGVIVTAAAVDVPELLQRYRARHPDVRVVLRSGRSDELAAAVRGGDLDIAFLGLPEDERPSGVETVVLGHDEHVLVVPAGHRLAGASRVGLREIAEETFVDFAGGTPARAQSDRAFAAAGLVRDVAYEAGVVELITRLVARGLGVALLPSAFVRPRAAGDPGLALVPVTDGPRRVECLVWSRFNPGPATRAMLDVLGVRGARGTPEVRGGSPAAS
- a CDS encoding EamA family transporter — encoded protein: MTSPTARSPGPPRISYGRRAATVALTALAPAAWGTTYAVTTELLPSGHPLFAGLMRALPAGLVGLAVSRVLPCGDWWWKAAVLGVLNIGALFPLLFLAAERLPGGVAATLSAAQPLLVAGLAIAVLHDRPSAWRWAWGVLGVAGVALVVLGPEARLDAVGVLAGLGGTAAMAGGVVLTKRWGRPAGVGPLALAGWQLTVGGLLLLPLTLVIEGVPQRIDAGAVGGYVWLGSMGGLIAYTLWFRGIGELPVGASAPLVLLSPLVAAVVGIALGESLNLPQSLGFVLALAALLAAQLDPPGLPGRIARGLPATARVREDPVRGDLAREDPIRGDLAREDQVRGGPAR
- a CDS encoding NAD(P)H-binding protein, with the protein product MTIAVLGATGTVGSRVTTEAGARGHRVLALSRKPAGEGPGVVPAAVDAGDPRALREALAGSAAHGTAPDAVVVAVRTFPADREFLVGVTRTVLDVSARRGTRVLVVGGAGALRSPGDRDRLVADDPAYVPAEHRAVAAAGVAQLRTCRAHAGADWVYLSPPALLGPGERTGRYRRGTDTLLTGADGRSWISAEDLAVAVVDELETPGPERHVTVVHRAAEPA
- a CDS encoding TetR/AcrR family transcriptional regulator C-terminal domain-containing protein, translated to MTGDGGTGAAGVDPQQLWLGHPRPRRGRRPAYSREAITAAAVALADAEGLDAVTMRRVAAQVGAGVMSLYSYAPDRETLVELMVDHVSGELSPAAPPTGDWRADLKAVAHLQRSHMLRHPWLPAALATHRTPGPNTLAFLEHALAVLRPTGLDGGTKLEIFAQLTAFVAGHVAHEIAQAAASRSSGRAAAEARYLAAVAADGHHPELAEALASPGRSLTPEATFTRFLDRLVDGLDTR